In one window of Branchiostoma lanceolatum isolate klBraLanc5 chromosome 15, klBraLanc5.hap2, whole genome shotgun sequence DNA:
- the LOC136421186 gene encoding uncharacterized protein, producing the protein MALVGVVPYGSLFIDASWRDILSGIRDCTVSSPDRQLNTRRLQKIWTTAQNPNHVLPCLSVRTGLDLFLTVKKFPPGSEIIMSAINIPDMARVVRHHGVRVIPIDVHVETLSPKVELLEGLVTERTVAVLVAHLYGKWFEMSEVIDIARRHGLYVLEDCAEGFCGFEYIGNPRSDIAFFSFGVIKPSTAFGGSILKIKDSKLFSAMKEAYSLYPTQSSLEYLKKLLKYSVATVGLNWPFLTGYGVFVLQNVLGIDHQKMWISLLRGFPDQFFQKIRQQPSAGLLSLLVHRCIGFRQKSFQVGVDKGRHADMLLKNPSMMKVGDKADNRNYWLFPILVEKPDEVIDLLCKKGINAYRGATQLNVIEPHTDTSHQLSEQLTHYPEEARFIINHVVYLPIHKRVPYYYIERVCKGLEEVLQKHGTVFQKPCFERPLVVLNGKPAPKLPSKL; encoded by the exons ATGGCCTTGGTTGGAGTTGTTCCTTACGGGAGTTTGTTTATTG ATGCCTCCTGGCGAGATATCCTGTCCGGCATCAGGGACTGTACTGTCTCCTCACCAGACCGACAGCTGAACACACGCCGTCTCCAGAAGATATGGACGACCGCACAGAACCCAAACCACGTCCTGCCTTGCCTCTCTGTCCGCACCGGACTCGACCTTTTTCTTACGGTCAAGAAGTTTCCGCCTGGCTCAGAAATCATCATGTCCGCAATCAACATTCCCGACATGGCCCGCGTCGTCAGACACCACGGCGTACGGGTCATTCCCATAGACGTCCACGTAGAGACCCTCTCGCCGAAAGTCGAACTTCTGGAAGGTCTCGTCACAGAGAGAACTGTAGCTGTACTCGTAGCGCACCTGTATGGAAAGTGGTTTGAAATGAGTGAAGTGATTGACATAGCGAGAAGACACGGTCTATACGTACTCGAAGATTGCGCCGAGGGTTTCTGCGGATTTGAGTACATCGGAAATCCACGTTCGGACATTGCGTTCTTTAGTTTCGGTGTAATCAAACCCTCAACTGCTTTTGGAGGATCGATTCTGAAAATCAAAGACAGCAAGCTGTTTTCAGCGATGAAAGAAGCTTATTCGCTGTACCCAACCCAGTCATCGTTGGAGTATTTAAAAAAGCTGCTCAAGTATTCGGTCGCTACGGTTGGTCTGAACTGGCCGTTTCTCACAGGTTACGGCGTCTTTGTCTTGCAGAATGTTCTAGGCATCGACCACCAGAAGATGTGGATTTCCCTGCTGAGGGGTTTCCCTGACCAGTTTTTTCAGAAGATCCGTCAGCAGCCGAGTGCTGGACTGCTGTCTTTGCTGGTCCATAG ATGTATAGGATTCCGCCAGAAGTCGTTTCAAGTTGGAGTGGATAAAGGACGCCATGCAGACATGCTGCTAAAGAACCCATCCATGATGAAAGTAGGCGACAAGGCAGACAACAGGAACTATTGGCTTTTCCCTATACTTGTG GAGAAGCCTGATGAAGTTATCGACTTGCTCTGTAAGAAGGGAATCAACGCGTACCGCGGCGCCACGCAGCTCAACGTCATCGAACCTCACACAGACACGTCGCACCAGCTCAGTGAACAACTCACACACTACCCAGAAGAAGCCAGGTTTATCATCAACCATGTGGTGTACTTACCTATCCACAAACGGGTTCCTTACTACTACATTGAAAGGGTTTGTAAAGGTTTAGAGGAGGTGCTGCAAAAACATGGTACTGTCTTTCAGAAGCCCTGCTTTGAACGTCCCCTTGTTGTGTTGAATGGGAAACCTGCACCAAAACTGCCTTCAAAACTTTAA